In Paludibaculum fermentans, the genomic stretch AATAGAATCTTGAAGCCGGTACTGGAGAGTTCCCTTACGACGTCGTCCAGAAAGCGGCGATCCAGCAGGAAGAAGCCGCTCATCGGATCCGACACCGGCGTCTTCGAGATCGAACGGCTCAGGGCCTTGCCGGCATTCGAGAGCAGGACGCGGGACTTCGAAAAATCACCCATCCCGCCGCCTTCCACGTGACGCGACCCGACAACAATATCCAGCTGCTGTTGCTTCAACTTAGCCAGCATTTGGGGCAGCACGCGTTCGTCGTGCTGCATGTCGCCGTCGATCACCGCGAGGTAAGGCGCACTGGTCGACATCATGCCCTCGATCACAGCTGAGGCCAGGCCTTTTCTGTTGATTCTTTGGAGGATGCGGACCCGTGGATTTGCCTGGGCCACAGCCCGGACGTGTTCAGATGTGCCGTCCAGAGAGTCGTCGTCAACGAATACGATTTCGTACTCGATGCCGGCCAGCGCCCGGTCTACCGCTTCAATCAGGGGTAGAACGTTCGCTTTCTCATTGAAGGTGGGCACGATGACTGCAAGTTCCGCCATTGCGGGGAGAATACCACACTAAAAAGCCCCGGCGAGCCGAGGAGCGTCGCCGGGGCCTTCAGTCGAAATTTATAACGCGCACCAGATGCTGGCGAGCTGAGTTCAGGCTACCTGCGTAGCCCGGTGCCGGTTCATGATCTCCTGCATCTGATCCTTGATGTGGAGCTTCAGTTTCTTTAGCCGGTGTTCCTCAATCTCGTCTTGATCAGTCAACGGCGACTTGTGTTCGATCGCATCGATCTGCCGCTTATACTCAGCATGCTTCTCAGCGAGGGCTCGAAACTCGTCGTTGGCTTGCATCAGGTACGCCTTGAGCTCTTCCTGCGAGAATTTCTCCATATGGGTGGTTCTCCTTGGTATCGGGATCCACGCCGAGTCGGGTTGACTTGGACACTGGCTCGGTGTGCTCTCAACAACTGCATCATAAGGTTCAGCGGAGCCCCTCAGGGCCGCTGACACCACGACACTATCATTTTTGCCGGCATCTTACAATCCCATGAACGCCGTACGATTGGAGGCTCTCCAGACCCCTTGAAAACAGGGGCTTTTGATCCTGTTATCCGCGGGTCATCATGATGGAATCCTCTACCGGGTAGTTGTAGTACTTGCGCCGGTGACCCGTTTTCTTGAAACCGTGCTTGCGATAGAACTCCAGGGCCGGCTTGTTCGTCTCCCGCACATCGAGATACAGCACCTGAAAGTCAAGGGTCGCCAGCAGTTGCGTGGCCACCCCGCGCCGCTTGTGCGCCGGGTCGATGGCCAGGTTTAGGATCTCCACTTCCGTGCGCCCATCCACCCCATTCGGTAAAGGATGAACGCATAGGAAGCCGATCACGGCACCGTCCTTCTCGGCCATTACGGTGCGATAGGCCAGATAGTCGATGGGGTTCCACTGGGCCCCGGTCGGGTTCGCCTTCTGGATCCGTTCAATCACGTCCAGATCGGACATCGTCATCGGCCGTATCGTCATTGCTTCCGCCATACTTGCACCTGTCTCAAGGCTAGCGCGGGCCAGCCGTAACGGTCCTTCGCCAGTTCGTACGCGGCCTGCGCCAACGCAGTCCTGCGCTCTTTATTTTCCAGCAGATACTGGATGCCTTCCGCGAACGCCCGAGCCGTGTCGGCGATCCATACGCTCTTGCCATGTTCCAGGCCCAACCCGGCCACACCCGATGGAGTCGACACGATCGCCCGCTGGGTGGCCATCGCTTCCAGGGCTTTCAGATTGGTTCCGGCCGACACGACCGTGGGAATCAGCACCAAATGAGTGTCTTTGTAGAAGGGGCGCACGTCCGAGACGAAACCATGCAACCGGATGCGCCGATCGCCGGGCGGCTGGCTCCAGTACAGATGCGGGTCCGGCCCGGCGACCACGTCTACTTCCAGGTCAGCTAACTGCTTCGAAAGAAGGGGCCAAACCTGTTCGCGGAAGAAGCGGTAAGCGGCCACGTTCGGGAAGTGCCGGAAGCTGCCGATGAACAGCAGGCGTCTCGCTGGACCTTCTTCCGGAGCCGGCTGGAAGCGGTCGAGGTCGACCCCGTTCGGAATCACCACGGTGCCGGGATGGCCCAGCAGGCCGGCATCTTTGTCGCTCATGGCGACGACCCGCGGAAACGACTTCAGGACGCGAGTCTCATACAGGCGCCAACGGTACAGATCCCACCAGGAGCGCAGCGACTTCTCCTGGGCATGGAGCTGCTCGAACAGGTCCCAGGTGACGTCGTGCTCGACGAGGACGTCGCCGCCGTAACGGCCCAGCATTGTGTACTCCACTTGCAAGATTTGACCGTTCAGCTCGCGGCGGAGTTGCTCGTGCAGTTCCGGCGTGTAAAACTCGCAAGCCTCGGGCGGCAGAAGGGTCGACCAGCGCGGTTCGCGATAGCGCGGTTTCTTCGCAATATACAGATTTGTACAGAATTCAGTGAGCTGCGCGAAATCCGATTCCGATTGCCCGTCTTCAAAGGCGAATATCGTCACATCGCAATATGACGATGCGTTGCGCAGTAAATTGTAGATCCGGACGGCTCCGCCATGCGATAGAGGATAGGGGCAATAGGGGCTGAGGACAGCCACTTTCGGCGCGCCAGGCCGCGCCGGCCGGCCTTCGATTCTGCGCCAAACCCTAGGCAAATCAGAGACTTCGCGCTTCCGTCCGGGCCACCATGACGGCCTGAGCCAGATTCGATCCAGGGGCACTCCGGCGGCAAAAAGGGCCGATGCGAGGGGTGTCGACCAGTGCAAATGGTGACGGTCCAAATTACCGTGAAAAGCGAGCACTTTGCCGGCACAAACGGTGCACGCCGCCGTCAGAATTTTGCGGTTAGCAACGGGGGCGGCGGCGAGGCCTACCCGGTAAGGAGCCAGCGCCCGTCTCGCCCTAAGCCAGATTTCGCCGGTACTATCCCCCTCCTCGACGGGGATATATACCACTCGCCGA encodes the following:
- a CDS encoding glycosyltransferase, with protein sequence MKQFLKRAFFSLLGKEPEAVIAIFGPGPHGDKLRELVPDRRVVYIPVEEGDSTGEIWLRARRALAPYRVGLAAAPVANRKILTAACTVCAGKVLAFHGNLDRHHLHWSTPLASALFAAGVPLDRIWLRPSWWPGRKREVSDLPRVWRRIEGRPARPGAPKVAVLSPYCPYPLSHGGAVRIYNLLRNASSYCDVTIFAFEDGQSESDFAQLTEFCTNLYIAKKPRYREPRWSTLLPPEACEFYTPELHEQLRRELNGQILQVEYTMLGRYGGDVLVEHDVTWDLFEQLHAQEKSLRSWWDLYRWRLYETRVLKSFPRVVAMSDKDAGLLGHPGTVVIPNGVDLDRFQPAPEEGPARRLLFIGSFRHFPNVAAYRFFREQVWPLLSKQLADLEVDVVAGPDPHLYWSQPPGDRRIRLHGFVSDVRPFYKDTHLVLIPTVVSAGTNLKALEAMATQRAIVSTPSGVAGLGLEHGKSVWIADTARAFAEGIQYLLENKERRTALAQAAYELAKDRYGWPALALRQVQVWRKQ
- a CDS encoding YdcH family protein, whose protein sequence is MEKFSQEELKAYLMQANDEFRALAEKHAEYKRQIDAIEHKSPLTDQDEIEEHRLKKLKLHIKDQMQEIMNRHRATQVA
- a CDS encoding GNAT family N-acetyltransferase → MTMSDLDVIERIQKANPTGAQWNPIDYLAYRTVMAEKDGAVIGFLCVHPLPNGVDGRTEVEILNLAIDPAHKRRGVATQLLATLDFQVLYLDVRETNKPALEFYRKHGFKKTGHRRKYYNYPVEDSIMMTRG